A section of the Girardinichthys multiradiatus isolate DD_20200921_A chromosome 5, DD_fGirMul_XY1, whole genome shotgun sequence genome encodes:
- the ncapg gene encoding condensin complex subunit 3 — MTADNEIELKEAFQRAQKGHNNKAKLVASLKSRYNKLEDKTLFHEEFVHYLKYAMIVYKREPAVENVIDFVAKFAASFQPAPNTEDEQHQEEEEDEEEDEDDHPFLSFIFNFLLESHKANSHAVRFRACQLINKLLGSMAENAQIDDDLFDRIHQAMLVRVTDKFPNVRIQAALAMTRLQQPKDPDCPTINAYMLILENDSNAEVRRAVLSCVAMSPQTLPKVLKRTRDIKDNVRKLAYQVLAEKVHIKALTIAQRVGLLQQGLHDTSESVREVVCSRLLPAWLLRLDGNVIELLHRLDVENCAETAMETLKAIFKTMPTEELLQNRGLLDNRKVIPEDSMTCENVLYWRALCEFLKSKGDDGEEMLEQVLPDAATYADYLCGFLKAVPVLTEEQRADFNQLELVMTKEFISQQLIHLIGCLDTNEEGGRKRVLAVLQEMLALPQTPSSLVSVLTEKLLALIPDDQRRIQTVAEIISDVREPITDASQPVDENMSRRQQVQLAEVKVRIMEAKQALEDSIAAQDFSRAAELKDSIAGLENHRNQVLQEIAKSNQAVDKEVHIEKNDPETLLRCLTMCAELLKQMNIKTRTGPTISALMSSLILPCIANAHPAVRNMAVVCLGTCTLHSKELAKTHLVLLLQIAQLDEVKIRISALRAIIDLLLLFGFQLLCETASTHTAQPTQSPDKQQADATTAEDKGDAPEDIAQSILVMFSEFLDSEVSDLRTETAEGLAKLMYMGRISSAKMLSRLVLLWYNPVTEDDVCLRHCLGVFFQLYACESRSHQEVVEESFLPTIRTLLNAPATSPLAEVDINNVVELLVELTRPSVLIKPSANTEVSIHDYLAVRMCGEMLKDPTAPEVRLYAKTLSNLELSREETTREDLTTLLQQLVQEVKDRVCLRALEKMLHQLVDSKEQAEVLSASALQPLDVNADEAATEDPSKSAKRPKRGQRKACTAKGGRKPSRKAESSEESDGENVPESVPAVRPSRRAKTAALEKTKLDLNPLINQEANVS, encoded by the exons ATGACCGCGGACAATGAGATAGAGCTAAAGGAGGCGTTTCAGCGGGCTCAAAAAGGACACAACAACAAGGCGAAGCTGGTGGCGAGCCTGAAGAGCCGCTACAACAAG CTTGAGGACAAGACGCTTTTTCACGAGGAGTTTGTCCACTACCTGAAGTATGCAATGATCGTGTACAAACGGGAGCCTGCTGTTGAAAACGTGATCGACTTTGTGGCCAAGTTTGCCGCAAGTTTCCAGCCTGCACCCAATACAGAAGATGAGCAGcatcaagaagaagaagaagacgagGAAGAAGATGAGGATGATCATCCATTTCTGAGTTTCATCTTCAACTTTCTGTTAGAG TCTCACAAAGCCAACAGTCATGCGGTGCGTTTCAGAGCATGTCAGTTGATCAACAAGTTGCTCGGCAGCATGGCGGAGAACGCCCAGATCGATGACGATCTCTTCGATCGCATCCACCAAGCCATGCTGGTTCGCGTCACGGACAAGTTCCCCAACGTGAGGATTCAGGCTGCTTTAGCTATGACCCGCCTTCAGCAGCCAAAGGATCCTGACTGTCCCACCATCaatg CTTATATGTTAATTCTGGAAAATGACAGTAACGCGGAGGTGCGACGTGCCGTTCTGTCCTGCGTTGCAATGTCGCCGCAGACCCTGCCTAAAGTTCTCAAACGCACTCGAGACATTAAAGACAATGTGCGCAAGCTAGCCTACCAG gttcTTGCTGAAAAGGTTCATATTAAAGCGCTTACCATTGCACAGAGAGTTGGTCTACTGCAGCAGGGTCTCCATGACACTTCAG AGTCTGTGAGAGAAGTAGTTTGCAGTCGCCTGCTGCCGGCATGGCTGCTTCGGCTGGATGGAAACGTCATCGAGCTGCTCCATCGGCTGGATGTGGAGAACTGTGCAGAAACCGCTATGGAAACCCTGAAGgccatttttaaaaccatgccaACCGAAGAGCTGCTGCAGAACAGGGGACTGCTCGACAATAG AAAGGTAATCCCTGAGGACTCTATGACCTGTGAAAATGTGCTTTACTGGAGAGCTTTGTGTGAGTTCTTGAAGAGTAAAGGGGACGATGGGGAGGAAATGCTTGAACAGGTGTTACCAGATGCTGCAACCTATGCTGACTACCTCTGTGG CTTTCTGAAGGCAGTGCCTGTGCTGACAGAGGAGCAGAGGGCTGACTTCAACCAGCTGGAGCTTGTCATGACCAAAGAATTCATCTCCCAGCAGCTCATCCATCTCATTGGTTGTCTCGATACTAACGAGGAGGGTGGCAG GAAGCGTGTGCTGGCTGTCCTGCAGGAGATGCTGGCTCTCCCTCAGACCCCCTCCTCCCTGGTGTCGGTCCTCACTGAGAAACTCCTCGCCCTCATCCCAGACGACCAAAGACGCATCCAGACT GTGGCAGAGATCATTTCAGATGTGAGAGAACCCATCACGGACGCCAGTCAGCCAGTGGATGAGAACATGAGTCGTCGGCAGCAGGTCCAG CTTGCGGAGGTGAAGGTTCGCATCATGGAGGCCAAACAGGCTCTGGAGGACAGCATCGCTGCCCAGGACTTCAGTCGAGCGGCAGAGCTGAAGGACTCCATCGCAGGTCTCGAGAACCACAGAAACCAGGTCCTGCAGGAGATCGCAAAGAGCAACCAAGCAGTCGACAAAGAGGTTCACATTGAGAAG AATGACCCGGAGACTCTTCTGAGGTGTCTGACGATGTGTGCTGAACTGCTGAAGCAGATGAACATCAAGACTCGAACTGGTCCAACCATAAGTGCCTTGATGTCCTCACTG ATCCTACCATGCATAGCAAATGCTCACCCTGCTGTTCGCAACATGGCCGTGGTGTGTCTGGGGACGTGCACCCTGCACAGTAAGGAGCTGGCCAAGACCCACCTGGTCCTCCTGCTACAG ATAGCCCAGCTGGATGAGGTGAAGATCCGCATCAGTGCTCTGCGGGCAATCATcgatctgctgctgctgtttggcTTCCAGCTTCTCTGTGAAACAGCTTCCACTCATACCGCCCAACCCACCCAGTCGCCCGACAAGCAGCAGGCTGATGCCACGACGGCTGAGGACAAGGGAGACGCTCCAGAAGACATCGCACAGAGCATCCTTGTGATGTTTTCAGAGTTCCTGGACAGCGAG GTGTCTGACCTGCGGACAGAGACGGCAGAGGGTCTGGCTAAACTTATGTACATGGGCCGCATCTCCAGTGCAAAGATGCTTTCACGCCTGGTGCTGTTGTGGTACAATCCTGTCACTGAGGACGATGTTTGCTTACGTCACTGCCTTGGGGTCTTCTTCCAACTCTACGCATGCGAGAGCAG ATCCCACCAGGAGGTTGTGGAGGAGAGTTTCCTTCCAACTATTCGAACTTTGCTGAATGCTCCGGCGACTTCTCCGCTGGCCGAAGTGGATATTAACAACGTAGTTGAACTACTGGTTGAGCTGACCCGTCCCAGTGTGCTTATTAAACCTTCGGCTAACACAGAG GTTTCCATCCATGACTACCTGGCAGTGCGTATGTGTGGGGAGATGCTCAAAGATCCCACAGCCCCTGAAGTCCGCCTGTATGCCAAGACTCTGAGCAACCTGGAACTCAGCCGGGAGGAGACTACGAGGGAGGACCTGACGACGCTGCTGCAGCAGCTCGTGCAG GAAGTTAAGGATCGAGTTTGCCTTCGTGCTCTGGAGAAGATGTTACATCAGCTGGTTGACTCTAAAGAACAGGCGGAGGTCCTCAGCGCGAGTGCTCTCCAACCACTAGACGTCAACGCAGACG AGGCTGCAACAGAAGATCCATCAAAATCTGCCAAGAGACCTAAGAGAG GTCAAAGGAAAGCTTGTACAGCCAAAGGGGGCAGGAAGCCTAGCAGAAAAGCTGAGTCATCAGAGGAGAG TGATGGAGAAAATGTCCCAGAGTCTGTTCCTGCGGTGCGTCCATCACGGAGAGCCAAGACTGCAGctctggagaaaaccaaactggacctgaacccTCTCATCAATCAGGAGGCCAATGTGTCGTAA